A genomic stretch from Mya arenaria isolate MELC-2E11 chromosome 10, ASM2691426v1 includes:
- the LOC128204866 gene encoding glyoxylate/hydroxypyruvate reductase B-like: MANSAAMDSIRHLPAVYVSSYYFPDLGKFVRQALPEANVVELKASKQDVGLVIDTEDMRAHGNEVEVLFCDTGLVKGGLDAFPALRWLQAKSAGVNLITKQYCREKRPSFRLTRIPCTGDLVSEYVITYILANEKRVFPMYEAQRDRQWKQVPHHIPVVVIGTQVGRRCKQFGMTVIGVTKQVRTEERMQHDAVDQYVTIESLDEVLATVDYICCCLPGTPDTANMLSGDILKACCQKKPVFINTGRGDLIDEITLVTAIREGWLGGAVLDVNPTEPLPPDSPLWTLQNVLITPHISGYTRDPRHIQRYVDVFVENYRRYCDGQPLMYEVDFEKGY; the protein is encoded by the exons ATGGCGAATAGTGCAGCTATGGACTCTATAAGACACTTGCCTGCAGTGTACGTGTCTAGTTATTATTTTCCGGATCTGGGAAAGTTTGTGAGACAAGCACTGCCGGAGGCTAATGTCGTCGAGTTAAAAGCCTCAAAGCAAG ATGTAGGATTAGTCATCGATACTGAAGACATGCGGGCACACGGGAATGAAGTGGAGGTTTTGTTCTGCGACACGGGATTGGTAAAGGGAGGACTTGACGCCTTCCCCGCCCTTCGCTGGCTTCAGGCAAAAAGTGCAG GTGTTAACTTGATAACGAAGCAATACTGCCGAGAAAAG CGTCCAAGCTTCCGGTTGACCCGAATCCCGTGTACCGGAGATCTCGTCTCCGAATACGTGATTACCTACATTCTAGCCAATGAGAAGAGAGTGTTCCCTATGTATGAGGCGCAGAGAGATCGTCAATGGAAACA GGTACCCCACCATATTCCAGTTGTTGTAATTGGTACACAAG tTGGAAGACGCTGCAAACAGTTTGGTATGACGGTGATTGGCGTAACTAAACAAGTTAGAACAGAAGAAAGAATGCAACATGATGCTGTTGACCAATATGT GACCATAGAAAGCTTAGATGAGGTGTTGGCGACTGTCGACTATATTTGCTGTTGTCTACCAGGCACCCCAGATACTGCCAATATGTTGTCAGGGGATATTCTCAAAGCGTGCTGTCAAAAG AAACCGGTTTTCATAAACACTGGACGTGGAGACCTCATAGATGAAATAACGTTGGTGACTGCGATCAG GGAGGGTTGGCTTGGGGGAGCGGTCCTAGATGTGAACCCTACAGAGCCCCTTCCGCCGGACAGTCCTCTTTGGACCCTACAAAATGTGCTGATAACACCACACATATCAGGATACACAAGGGATCCTAGG
- the LOC128206081 gene encoding peflin-like isoform X1, whose translation MANYGQPPYGQPGYGAPPGQPAYGQAQAPYGVPTSQPYGAPGGAPPGYGAPQGQWGAPQVDPQVQAWFMAVDADRSGRISALELQQALVNGNWSHFNPETCRLMIAMFDKDQTGQIELPEFQALWSYIQQWKGVFERFDGNRTGSIEAHELGQALTGMGYNFSPQFHQMCITKFDFHGRRSMNLDQFIQCCVMVKSLTDMFSARDTQRAGRITVSYEDFMTMAVMTKI comes from the exons ATGGCGAACTACGGACAG CCTCCTTATGGTCAGCCTGGATATGGTGCTCCTCCGGGACAACCTG CATATGGCCAAGCCCAGGCCCCATATGGAGTCCCTACAAGTCAGCCCTATGGGGCCCCTGGAGGAGCCCCTCCTGGCTACGGAGCACCACAAG GACAGTGGGGGGCCCCCCAGGTCGACCCCCAGGTTCAGGCCTGGTTTATGGCAGTGGACGCAGATCGCAGTGGGCGAATCTCAGCCTTGGAGCTTCAACAGGCCCTCGTGAATGGAAACTGGTCGCACTTCAACCCAGAAACATGCAGGCTCATGATTG cGATGTTTGATAAAGACCAAACTGGTCAGATTGAGCTGCCAGAGTTCCAGGCTTTGTGGAGCTATATTCAGCAGTGGAAGGGAGTGTTCGAGCGATTTGATGGCAACAGGACTGGATCTATTGAGGCACATGAGCTGGGTCAAG cTCTGACAGGGATGGGTTACAACTTTTCGCCCCAGTTCCATCAGATGTGTATCACCAAGTTTGATTTCCACGGGCGCCGAAGCATGAACCTGGACCAGTTCATTCAGTGTTGTGTGATGGTGAAGTCGCTAACGGACATGTTCTCTGCCCGTGACACGCAGCGGGCTGGCAGAATCACAGTCTCATATGAGGACTTTATGACCATGGCTGTCATGACCAAAATATAG
- the LOC128206081 gene encoding peflin-like isoform X2 — protein sequence MANYGQPPYGQPGYGAPPGQPGQWGAPQVDPQVQAWFMAVDADRSGRISALELQQALVNGNWSHFNPETCRLMIAMFDKDQTGQIELPEFQALWSYIQQWKGVFERFDGNRTGSIEAHELGQALTGMGYNFSPQFHQMCITKFDFHGRRSMNLDQFIQCCVMVKSLTDMFSARDTQRAGRITVSYEDFMTMAVMTKI from the exons ATGGCGAACTACGGACAG CCTCCTTATGGTCAGCCTGGATATGGTGCTCCTCCGGGACAACCTG GACAGTGGGGGGCCCCCCAGGTCGACCCCCAGGTTCAGGCCTGGTTTATGGCAGTGGACGCAGATCGCAGTGGGCGAATCTCAGCCTTGGAGCTTCAACAGGCCCTCGTGAATGGAAACTGGTCGCACTTCAACCCAGAAACATGCAGGCTCATGATTG cGATGTTTGATAAAGACCAAACTGGTCAGATTGAGCTGCCAGAGTTCCAGGCTTTGTGGAGCTATATTCAGCAGTGGAAGGGAGTGTTCGAGCGATTTGATGGCAACAGGACTGGATCTATTGAGGCACATGAGCTGGGTCAAG cTCTGACAGGGATGGGTTACAACTTTTCGCCCCAGTTCCATCAGATGTGTATCACCAAGTTTGATTTCCACGGGCGCCGAAGCATGAACCTGGACCAGTTCATTCAGTGTTGTGTGATGGTGAAGTCGCTAACGGACATGTTCTCTGCCCGTGACACGCAGCGGGCTGGCAGAATCACAGTCTCATATGAGGACTTTATGACCATGGCTGTCATGACCAAAATATAG